The sequence below is a genomic window from Deltaproteobacteria bacterium.
CGAATATCATAGGCGAACTCGGTGCAGGTCTGATACCTGTCCTGCTGCTCCTTGGCCATGGCCTTCTTGGTAATTGTATTCAGGACTTCAGCTAGTTCCGGGCGCAAGCTCAAAATGGACACCGGCTCCTCATTGATAATCTTGTACATGATGGAAAAGAGATTCTTACCTCCAAAGGCCTGCTCGCCGGTCAGAAGTTCATACATGACGCACCCGACGGAAAAGATGTCGCTTTCGCTGGTAGCCATTGCATCTCTCAACTGTTCGGGGGACATGTAGCTCGGGGTGCCGTAGATGCCTATTTTCGCAGTTTCTTCAATCATCTGCGCAATACCGAAATCGGTGATTTTTACGGCACCCGAGCTGTCAATCATAAGGTTCGATGGCTTGATATCGCGATGGATAACTCCCTGCGTGTGAGCATAATCCAGGGCGTTGCATACATGGAAAATGATCTCCAGCACCTTGACCACCGGCAAAAGATTGTCCTTCTTGCATAATTTCTCAAGGGTGTGTCCTTCCACGAATTCCATGGTAATGTAACAGTAGTCCCTGTAAATACCGGCGTCATAAACGGCGACAATGTTGGGGTGATTGAGCCGACCGGCTGATTGGGCTTCGATAAAAAATTTTTCGCGAGACTTGTCTGAAGCCTGCCGGGATATCTTGACCGCAACGTTTCGTTTGATGTACGGGTCCTGCCCCAGATAGACCGCGCCGGTGCCTCCATGTCCCAGCTCGCGAATGATTTCATACCGTCCCACTGTCTTCACATCTTGAAGGCTGGAAAGGAATTTGGTGTCCACAGATTTCCCGCCCAGTTTTTTCAGGTCCTCAAGCACGCGGGGATTCTTTTGAAAGAAGGTGCCTGTCTTTGAAAGGAATTCCCTGACTTTGTTTTTCTTGCGATCTTTGGCCATTTCATTTCGCCTTGAAACAGAAGATTGATGTTCCCTGAAACCAGGTTCGCCTCCCCTGGCTGAATCTCGGCTCAGCTTCTGCTGGTCTTTCGTAATTTTTCATAGGCCTCATGAATTTCAAGGAATTTTCTTCTGGCCACATCTTTGAGCTCCGGCCCGAGATGAGAAACCTTGTCCGGATGATAGAGCTGAACGGCCTGACGGTAAGCGGTCCGTATTTCCTCGTCAGACGCACCGGGCTTAACCCCCAGGATTTCATAAGGGTTGCTGAGTTTGGTTCGGGTTTTATCCTTGTGATCAAATTCAGCTTGCGCCTCAGAATCAGTCCAGCTAAAGGAGCGGCGCGTGTCTTGTGATGATCTTCCCCATGAAGAAAGAATCCCGGGCAGCCTGCCTCGCCAGAGGTAATACACCAGAATCCCTAAAATTAAAAGATCGTCCAGCCAGCCGACCGGGATAAGGAAGTCGGGCAGCAAATCATAAGGGCTCATAATATAGAGCATCACGAGGATGATCGCCAGCACCTTATAATAACCGAACATCTCAGAACCGCGCCTTTATGATCTCCAGATAGGCACCGCATGTTGAACGGTCTCTCTGGATGAAAACCGGCCGCGGCCATCCCATGCGCCAGCCGTCAGCCTCACGATTGAATAAGGCTGAGTCAGGCAGGACAGGCTCCCAGCCGGGAGCGAGGCCGGATGATATGGCCAGAAAAAAATAAAAACCACCCACAGCCCCGCATAAGGCCACAGTCATTGTAACCTGCACCTCCGCCGCTTCGGCCTTGCCCGGCCAGACCAGGAGGAACGCGACAAGCAAGACCGCCATGGGTGCGGTTTTTCTTAAATCAACCATGAAAAGGATTGTACCATAACCAATGATAATCAAAATAACATTTTTTTGAGCGCAAAGGAAGCCTGGCCAGGTTGCGGGTCTTCCCGGGTTCCGGCTCACGCGAAAATGGCAGGCGTATTTTCTATTTATAAAAATCAGCTGTAGGTCAGGGTGCGAAGCTCCCTGACACAAAACTTAGATTAACTTTATTAAGGAGAAGTTCGCTGAAAAATGTATGAAGAAAGGCAATCGGCGAGAAAGGCGATTGGATGGACGCCTTGAGCAGGCCTCGTATGCTTACGCACTTTGACAACAAGCCAGGGCCACCTGCCCCATTCACCTCTTCCGAAGCCGCAGCATCCACATTGGCACTTCCCGCATATACTGCTCATACTCCTCGCCAAAGCGCGCCAGGAGCAGCCTTTCTTCATAGCGCGAGATGTAATGCAAGAACCCGATCGCAAGAACCCACACCGCTGCAGCAGCCAGTGACATGCTCACCACCAAAAAACCAAGATAAAGCAGAATCTCGCTCAGGTATACTGGATGGCGAACGACACTGAACACGCTCTTCCTGATCACCTCAGGCTTCTCTCTCTCCTCGCCGAAAACGATAGACAGGCCCGTTCTCGCCAGAAAGCCCGATAGAACAAATAGAACGACTCCCAAAGGTATTCTGACGCCAAGAGGCGCGTACTGGTTGAGGAAAGTCGTGTAATTTAAAAAGAACGTGTCAGCTATCCACGTCGCTGCAAATAGACAGGCCAAGACTAACTGCCCGATATCGCCGACTACATGCTCCCCGGTAAGATCACCCCACCGCTGGTGTACGTTTTTCTGCATATCCTGATAAGCCATGTCTTTGCCTTTCTCGCCTAATTTCTTCATAAGGGGGGGACGTTCTTTACTTTTTAAGTAGCTGTAGGTCAGGGTGCGAAGCTCCCTGACACAGAACATGATTAATATTGTCAGGGAGCCCCGCTTCGCGCGCCACCCTGACCTAGAAGCTGGTCTCCAGGGTGATACTTGTCGCTTCGCGACCTCGACAACAAAAGTTGTCGGGGCCACCCGCGGAAGATAGAAAGCAAAACATCACCAAAAATCTTTCGGCCTCTCAGGCAAGGCTCTATCAGCTGGCCATCGATAATAATCGGAGGCTGCAAAAAATCATCGAGGAAATGAGAGGATTATCACTCGAAATACTTGAAATGGAAACAACAAAAATTTCGAGATGATCTATTTCAACTCAAAATTGAAGCTCCCTGCTGCAAGCAGCAGGGAATCTTCCAAATGCAAGGAAAATTGGACCATTTTAATTTCGCTCGCTAACCCCGCAGCAAGCTGCGGGGAATGCGCTCGCAGGCATTTTCAAGATTATACCACATTTTATCCAAATATGAGCACGAAGACATCTAGCTATCCCAATAGCCCTCAATGCTTACCTGTTTCCCGTAGCCGAAAAGCTTTTCAGCCTGGAGAACCAGTGAATCGAGAGCCGGGAACCGCTCGATAAACCATCGGGTGGTCTCGTGTAGGAAGTCCAGTGGTTTGTTGAACGGGCAGGCGCGAATGCAGATGCCGCAGTCGCATCTGGATTTCGTCCAGAACATGTGACACTTCTCGCCATCCACATACCACTTTAGGGGTCCATTGGAATTGCTTATATTATGCCCTTCGGTGGTCCGTTCTCCTTCGGTTATGGCTTTGCTGGGACATTGTTCGGCGCATCTTTTGCAAACGTTGCAAAATTCCATCACACCGAATTCAATCGGTTCGTCACATTCGAGGGGCATATTGGTAAATATTTTACATAAACGGACTCGCGGTCCATATTTCGGCGTTACCAGGATGCCGTTTCGACCGAGTTCCCCCAGCCCCGCCTGTATGGCATAGGGAATGCTCATGGCCGTGTCGTTGCCGCTCGGAATCGCCTTGTACCCCAATTGCCGGATAAACTGCGCCACAAGGCCAGCCGTGACGGCCATTTTGGAGTAACCGTAGCCCGTTCCCGCGGAACCAAGGTAGGTTGGCAAAAATCTCGCATGCTCGTAAGGCATCTCGACAGCAAAGTTGATGACGTATTGGTACTCATCCGGGATGTCTATATCAAACTCGACACACTCGTTCAGACGGTAGCCTTTGGTATAAATCCATCTCTGATCGAACTTGCACACACCCGTTGACACCGCACCAAAAAACTCAGCAGCTTTTTTGATAACACGGCTGTTATGGGCCGGATCGGATGCGTCAAAGGGCGTGTCTCTGTCTATCCTGGCCATGCCCCGTATCACATAATCATTGTTCCAGTCGAACATGAGAAATTGCCCCCCTGATACCCCTTTGGCATATCCCTGCTCAATGGACCATGCTGCGTTTCGAAGGGCCAGATTCTCATTGATTGCCCCGTTCCTGCCGTCTGCAGGGATCACGCCGTTGAAATCCCGCAGGTGCCCCTCGAATTTCTTGTCCCACCACATCCGTTTGAACATATCGTTCTTCTGATTAAAAGGCATGGCATCTCCAGCTCGGTACTTAGCCTCAAAATCCATCTTCCTGGGCATGTAGATCCTCCTAAAATTTGAATGCAACTTAATATAACTAATCGTTTATGCTATTGGAAGCCATGACTTCCCTGTACCAGTGGGCGCTCTGCTTGAGCGTTCGTTTCTGGGTCTTGAAATCTACCCGCACAATGCCAAAGCGGGGGATGTATCCGACAGACCATTCAAAGTTGTCCATAAGGCTCCAGACGTAATATCCTTTGAGATTCACTCCGGCCTGGATGGCGTCAAGAGCGGCGCGGAGGTGATCCCGCAGGAAGTTGATGCGGCCCCAGTCGGCCACAAAGTCCTGCCTGTCAGGGGTATCTTCAAGCGCCACGCCGTTTTCTGTGATGTACACTTTAGGATTACCATAATTTTCTTTGATATTGAGGAGCACCGCGGTGAGTCCAGGCGGGTTGATACCGTTGCCCACCAGTGTAGTCCGGCCCCAGCCCGGCGCAGAGATGGATTCCGCTTCCGCCTTGAGCATGGGGCTGCGCAGGGAGTAGCGAACCATGCTGGTGCGGTAGTAATTCACTCCCAAAAAGTCAATAGGCTGTTTTATGAGCGCCAGGTCCCCTGCCCTGACCTCAGGCGCATGCGGGCCGATCCAGTCCATGAGCATCTCGGGGTAATGCCCTTTGAAGATCGGGTCCATGAACAGGGCCACGTTTTCTTCATAGACACGCTGGCAGGCGTCCTGGTCCGCTTTTCGATCTCTGGCTGGCAGATAATGCCCCTGATTGAGGACAATGCCGATCTCGCCCTTATAGCCGCCCTGGCGAAAGAGCTGGACGGCCTGGCCGTGAGAAAGCAGGAGGTGATGCACGGTCTGAAAGGCCTGGGAATAATCAGAGACGCCCGGGGCCAGGATTCCCTGGGCGTAGCCTAAAAAGGCGATCACGTATGGCTCGTTGTGGGTAACCCACATCGGGACACGGTCGCCCAGCCGGTCAAGCATGAGGCAGGCATAATCACCAAACCAGTTGACGCTGTCGCGGTTGACCCAGCCGCCCCGGTCCTGCAAGGCCTGAGGCAGATCCCAGTGGTTCAGGGTGACGTTGGGCATGATACCAGCGGCCAGCAGCTTATCCAACAGCCGGTCATAAAAATCCAGTCCCTTCTCATTGACCTCGCCCGCGCCCTTTGGCAGGACACGCGCCCATGAAATCGAGAAGCGGTAAGACCTTAACCCCAGGTCCTTCATGATGGCCACGTCTTCTGGCATTTGATGGTAATGATCGCAGGCTAGGTCACCGGTCTCGTTGGTGAGGATGTTATAGGGGCCATGGGAAAAACGATCCCAGATGTTTTCGCCTTTGCCATCTTCGTTCCAGGCCCCCTCGATCTGGTATGAGGACGTGGCCGCGCCCCACAGAAAATTTTCAGGAAACTTCCTGACGCTCATAAACCGTTACCTCTGCTGTTTTATTGGCCTTCGGGTTTGAAGTACTGCATGGTCCCATCCTGAACCACAGCCACCTTTGCCTTATCCGGGAAATCCGCCTCCAGGATAGTCAGAACCTCGGACCAGGTTTTCACAAAGACCGCGTCATGGTTCTGACAGATCATATCAAGGGAAGTCCGGTCAGGGTTTGGCGACAGGACGATCAGTTTTTTCATGAGGTGCTGTATAAAACCCCTGGGCCGGTGCGTATGGTGGCGGCCGCCGTAATCGCTGCCCCAGGACCGAAAGACGTAGTGAGGCACCTGTCCCTCCGGGGCGTCGGAAATCAAAACCGCGGTCCCCTCACCGCGTTTCATGAGGCTTAGGGCCAATACAAGGGCGATAACCGATTCGTTGGCCTTGGCATAGGTGTTACAGATGGCTATATCGTATCCGGTTGCAGCGGCCAGTCCATAGTGCCTCTTCGCCTCTTCCACACCAGCCGCGTGAGCGGCCCGGAAAGGCCCGGCATAAAGATCCGTAATCTGAGCCCGGCGGTTGATGAGGCAGTCCACCTTAAAATTAAGGCCGACCATGTCCGCGGCCGCCTCGCATTCGGGCCGCATGATGTTGTTGTCGTAATTCCCCAGGCCGGTGCTTTGCGGGTCGCGATACTGCTGATTGTGAAACTGGTTGATCGTCTCAATACCGGCCACTCCCGGCAGGATAAGCTTGGCCCCGCCGCCGAATCCTAACTGCGGATGAGGCGTAATACACCCGATCCCGATTTTTAAGTCGCAGGCCATAAACTCGCGGTTGAACCAGAGTTCCACCCCGGTGGGCGTCCGCCCGACCGGAACGGTGTGCTGGAAGGGATCGTGATTGTAAATAACGTAATTTTCTACAATCTCCTCCCCCAGCTTTTTTCGTGCGTTGATCATGTCGTAGGTTCCGTGCGCGCCCAGGGCCCAGACAAAGCGAATCTGGTCCTTTTTCATGCCCGCCTCATGAAGAGACTCCACGATATGCGGCGCGATGTCCTTGACAGGCGTTGGCCGCGTCATGTCGTCAAAGACGATGACGGCCTGTTTTTTCCCCTGGGCTATTTCTTCCAAAGGCGGCCCCTCGATCGGATGATTGATCTTGTCTTTGATCTGCTCAGAGGTGAGTCCGGGTTTATCGAATCCGGGCGAATTCAGATTGTCCACCTCCCAGCGATCGGGCAGTGTCAGCTCCATTTCCTCGTTTTCATACCAGCGTCGGGAAGGAATTGAAATTCTCTGCATCTTGTTCTCCTTTGGTCTGGGGTCTTCTTTTCACCGGCCAGGATATCAAGCTCATGGATCTGCCCGGGTTTTTCGCATATGCTTGTGCATGACTCACGGGTCGGCTTTCCAGCTTCTCCTGGGTCGCTTCGCCACCCGTGCGGCTTCAAGCCTTCATTTTTTTGACACAGTTAATGAAAAAAGACAAGAAAGGAATGGCGAGCCATGTCGCGGCTCGCCATAAAGGTTGGAGATTTGATTTTGCCTTTAAACGATTACAAGCAGTATTTCAGGCTGTTTCTCCCTAGCGCCCGGGATTAAAGGAAGTTCTTCAGATTTGGGGAATCCTCTGGGACCCGGAGGCGGTTTAAGGCTCTTTTTTCCAGCTGTCTGACTCTTTCGCGAGAAATATTAAATCCCTGGCCCACCTCCTCCAGGGTTTGTGTTTCATTGGTATCCAGGCCAAATCGCTGTCGGATAATCTTCTCCTCGCGGCTGGGCAGAATGGTTAAAGCCTCCCGGATTGACTGACAAAGCTCCTCGTCATTCAATGTCTCCAGGGGTGAAACCAGGCCTTCAGCTACCAGAAGGTCGCCCAGGGTGGAACCGGTCTCGCCCCAGGAGGCATCCAGCGATATGGGCTCCTGGGTGAGGTGGACGACGTTGGTGAGTTTATCCACGTTGACTCCCATGACCCTGGAGATTTCAAAGGGGGATGGCACGCGGTTCAGCTCCCGGAGCAGGTTATGGTAAGTTTCATGAAAGGCATTCAGAAACTCCACAAAATGAATCGGGAAACGGATCGTTTTGGCTTTGTCGTAGATGGCCCGGTTGATGGACTGCCGGATCCACCAGGCCGCATACGTGGAAAAGCGAAAACCCTTCTCGTAATCATACTTACCCGCCGCCTTGATCAGACCGATATTGCCTTCCTGAATCAGATCGGTAAAATCCAGTCCGCGGCGGGCATTCATCTTGGTAAAAATAAATACCAGGCGCAAGTTGGCCGTAACCAGTTCATCCATGGCTTCCCGAACCTTGAGCTCAATTCGGGTTATACGGCGGTGCAGAGTGGCGAGATGTTTGCTGCGCGGATATTGCCGGGCCAGCTGCACTGCGCCGTCCTTCATAAACGTCATGACTTCACTTTCGCTCATTCTGGGACGCCGGTTCAATTCCAGCCAGGAAATGATCTCGGCCTTGAGGTCCTTCATCCCCTGGTACTTGACAGGGCTATCCATGATCAGGGATACCATCATATTGAAGCCCTTTTTGATGCGCTTGCCTAAAACCAGCTCCCGCTCGGGAGTGATGCGTGTATGATGCTTCATCTCTGACATGTAGGCATACAATGAGTTCTCTTCGGCGTAGCCGGCTTGCTTATTATCCTTTATGGCGTCATTTGGCAGAAGCCCCTGTATATGCTGATTGTCAGTCTCTTCGTTTGGATCAAACATTGCCTTCTCCTTATCCTGGAACTAGAGATGCATCCCGGCCCAAAGGGCGGCCTGTAAATGATTCGGCGCTCCGATCTTTTTGAAAATGCAATGAACATGAGCATTGACCGTGTCGCTGCTCATGGACAGCTTCCGGGCAATCTCAATATCGCTCATTCCGAAAACGATACAACGGAGTATTTCTTTTTCCCTGACCGTAAGAAGCAGTTCTGTCTTTTTATCAGGCTGAATTTGAAAGTTCCCGGGTTTATCTTTTTCCATTTGTTTCATAAGGGTTTTTTCCACCATTATGATTCGGCGCCTCTCTTTCTGATGAACTCGTATTTCTTGTCTCTGTTAAACGCTTGTCCGTTTTTTCTGACTCCAAAAATGTAATAAGGAAATTTTGTATACATTAAACAACGCTACCAGAGTCCAACAGTTTAAAAAAATCACCATGACGGCGCAATAAGCCGAACGCAGTAATTTAAGGTCATATAAAAGGCAGAAAGACACTAAGACCTTGGATTACTTTGTTCAGGCCGCAAGGCAGCATAATCTGAGGAACTGGAGTAAAGGCGTGCTGGAGCGGGGTATTGAGGAAGCTTATCCGCGGGTGGAGCGATTATTTCAGGTTCGTCCGGTCAGTAAGCCGCACGCTTACATATATCTGACCGGCCATGACCGAGCGAATGGCCTCGGTCAGTATTCCGTGAGCCTGATCTTTGAGGACGTAGCCGCAGGCCCCGGCACTGAGCATGCACTTGACATAAGCCTGGCTCGAATACGTTGAGAGACCGATAACCTTGATGCCCAGGCCGTCAGCCATAATCTGCCGCGTGGCTTCGATACCATTTAGATGAGGCATGGCTATATCCATAAGGATAACCTCGGGCAAAAGCTCCTGGGCCAGCCGCACCGCCATCCGGCCGTCGCCTGCTTCAGCGACTATATCCAGGCCGGACTCATCTTCAAGCAGCCGCCGCAGTCCCTTTCGGACGTCCTCATTATCGTCAACTAGAAGAATCCTGATACTCATGGGGTCCTATCCTTAATCGCTCGTTTGAGACAGCCTGGCGCCAAAGCGGGCTGTTTTCTTTAAGATACAAACAACCTCTTTCCAAAAAAATAGGGCCAGGTCTTATTTTGGCTAGGGAAAAAGATGAACAGGCCTGGAACTAAATGAGGCCTCGAGGAAAATATCGGATCAAAGGTTTTAAAAGATAGGCCTGACCGGGTTACTCTTCTGAGGAGATCAGCCCTTCCCGGATGGCGTATCTGGTCAGTTCGGGCAGGCTGTGAAGGTCCAGTTTATCCATGATGTTTCGGCGATGGGTTTGCACCGTCTTCACGCTCAGGTGCAGGAGTTCAGCCACTGCCATGGACCTCTTTCCTTCAGCCAGAAGCTGAAGCACCTCCCGTTCCCGGGGAGTCAGTTTGGCGGCGATGGTGAAATCGGCGGCCGCCGAACCCGTGATTCTTTCCACCACCACCGAAGCAATGGACGGACTGAGGTAAACCTGACCGGAACTCACGGCTGAAAGGGCCGTGGCCAGTTCCTGGAAAGCACAATCCTTGAGCAGGTAGCCGGATGCCCCGACCTGGAGCATGTCCACAACGAACCGTCTGCTCGAATGCATGGACAAGGCAATGACCCTGGTGCCGGGGCATTCAGACAGGATTTGACGGGTAGCCTCAATACCGTTTAATTCCGGCATGGCCACATCCATGATGATGATGTCCGGCGCCAGTTCCTGGCACAGCCGGACCGCGCTTCTGCCATCGCCTGTCTCCCCGACAATCTCGACGTTGGAGTTCTCCGCGAGCAGAGACTTCAACCCCTCGCGGAAAAGGCTGTGATCGTCGGCTAAAACAACTTTCATATTCATGGCACTCCCTGAAAATCTCGAGATGTTGGCAACATGATATGCGCCCCTGACCGTGACGTCTCACTCCCAGATAGAACGCTCCCGGGGCTCACGATTCTTCCACCTCAGAAGCCGATTGATCATGCTCGATCGGCACCACCAAGGCAACCGTGGTGCCACGGCCGGGTTTTGAATCAATCTCCATCTGTCCATTCAGAGAAACAAGCTGCTCACGGATGCTGAGCAGCCCCAGGGACATGGTTTTGGTGAGCCGGGAGTAAACCTGACTGGTGTCGAATCCGATCCCATCGTCCTTGACCTCGATGTGAATGTGACCGTCTTCTCCCCAGATAGACACCTTCATTTCCCTGGCCTGGGCGTGCTTGACCACGTTGATCATCAATTCTCGAACCGCCCGGTACAGGATTACCCGGCCCTCCTGACTGACCGGTTTGGGACTGCCGTCATCTTCCAGGGTGATCGGAAGGCCGTACTCATCTTGCATTTGTTCGGCCAGTTCATCCAAGGCCGCTTCAAGGCCCAGTTCATAAAGTGACGGGGGGCTGATGTTAAACGTCAGGGTCCTCGTATCCGAGATCGCCGTGTCAACAAATCGAATGACGCGATCAAAGGACTTATCCAGTTCTGTCGAGGCCACTGACTGTCGGAGCTTATTCAAATCA
It includes:
- a CDS encoding helix-turn-helix transcriptional regulator — protein: MKQMEKDKPGNFQIQPDKKTELLLTVREKEILRCIVFGMSDIEIARKLSMSSDTVNAHVHCIFKKIGAPNHLQAALWAGMHL
- a CDS encoding beta-glucosidase, translating into MSVRKFPENFLWGAATSSYQIEGAWNEDGKGENIWDRFSHGPYNILTNETGDLACDHYHQMPEDVAIMKDLGLRSYRFSISWARVLPKGAGEVNEKGLDFYDRLLDKLLAAGIMPNVTLNHWDLPQALQDRGGWVNRDSVNWFGDYACLMLDRLGDRVPMWVTHNEPYVIAFLGYAQGILAPGVSDYSQAFQTVHHLLLSHGQAVQLFRQGGYKGEIGIVLNQGHYLPARDRKADQDACQRVYEENVALFMDPIFKGHYPEMLMDWIGPHAPEVRAGDLALIKQPIDFLGVNYYRTSMVRYSLRSPMLKAEAESISAPGWGRTTLVGNGINPPGLTAVLLNIKENYGNPKVYITENGVALEDTPDRQDFVADWGRINFLRDHLRAALDAIQAGVNLKGYYVWSLMDNFEWSVGYIPRFGIVRVDFKTQKRTLKQSAHWYREVMASNSIND
- a CDS encoding DUF2088 domain-containing protein: MQRISIPSRRWYENEEMELTLPDRWEVDNLNSPGFDKPGLTSEQIKDKINHPIEGPPLEEIAQGKKQAVIVFDDMTRPTPVKDIAPHIVESLHEAGMKKDQIRFVWALGAHGTYDMINARKKLGEEIVENYVIYNHDPFQHTVPVGRTPTGVELWFNREFMACDLKIGIGCITPHPQLGFGGGAKLILPGVAGIETINQFHNQQYRDPQSTGLGNYDNNIMRPECEAAADMVGLNFKVDCLINRRAQITDLYAGPFRAAHAAGVEEAKRHYGLAAATGYDIAICNTYAKANESVIALVLALSLMKRGEGTAVLISDAPEGQVPHYVFRSWGSDYGGRHHTHRPRGFIQHLMKKLIVLSPNPDRTSLDMICQNHDAVFVKTWSEVLTILEADFPDKAKVAVVQDGTMQYFKPEGQ
- a CDS encoding protein kinase; its protein translation is MAKDRKKNKVREFLSKTGTFFQKNPRVLEDLKKLGGKSVDTKFLSSLQDVKTVGRYEIIRELGHGGTGAVYLGQDPYIKRNVAVKISRQASDKSREKFFIEAQSAGRLNHPNIVAVYDAGIYRDYCYITMEFVEGHTLEKLCKKDNLLPVVKVLEIIFHVCNALDYAHTQGVIHRDIKPSNLMIDSSGAVKITDFGIAQMIEETAKIGIYGTPSYMSPEQLRDAMATSESDIFSVGCVMYELLTGEQAFGGKNLFSIMYKIINEEPVSILSLRPELAEVLNTITKKAMAKEQQDRYQTCTEFAYDIRLAISNITGSVRKEKDVVEIVHEVPFFRHFSKDQVRELVATSDIVKAASGKVIVSEGDIDDTFFIILSGKAKVMKDSENIASIGVGECFGEMSYIANQARVATVVANTDCILMKISATLLNKSAESIQLLFFKNFAMTLVRRLSSSADKKEIT
- a CDS encoding DnaJ domain-containing protein — protein: MFGYYKVLAIILVMLYIMSPYDLLPDFLIPVGWLDDLLILGILVYYLWRGRLPGILSSWGRSSQDTRRSFSWTDSEAQAEFDHKDKTRTKLSNPYEILGVKPGASDEEIRTAYRQAVQLYHPDKVSHLGPELKDVARRKFLEIHEAYEKLRKTSRS
- a CDS encoding isoprenylcysteine carboxylmethyltransferase family protein — its product is MKKLGEKGKDMAYQDMQKNVHQRWGDLTGEHVVGDIGQLVLACLFAATWIADTFFLNYTTFLNQYAPLGVRIPLGVVLFVLSGFLARTGLSIVFGEEREKPEVIRKSVFSVVRHPVYLSEILLYLGFLVVSMSLAAAAVWVLAIGFLHYISRYEERLLLARFGEEYEQYMREVPMWMLRLRKR
- a CDS encoding response regulator transcription factor yields the protein MSIRILLVDDNEDVRKGLRRLLEDESGLDIVAEAGDGRMAVRLAQELLPEVILMDIAMPHLNGIEATRQIMADGLGIKVIGLSTYSSQAYVKCMLSAGACGYVLKDQAHGILTEAIRSVMAGQIYVSVRLTDRTNLK
- a CDS encoding response regulator transcription factor, with the protein product MNMKVVLADDHSLFREGLKSLLAENSNVEIVGETGDGRSAVRLCQELAPDIIIMDVAMPELNGIEATRQILSECPGTRVIALSMHSSRRFVVDMLQVGASGYLLKDCAFQELATALSAVSSGQVYLSPSIASVVVERITGSAAADFTIAAKLTPREREVLQLLAEGKRSMAVAELLHLSVKTVQTHRRNIMDKLDLHSLPELTRYAIREGLISSEE
- a CDS encoding reductive dehalogenase — translated: MPRKMDFEAKYRAGDAMPFNQKNDMFKRMWWDKKFEGHLRDFNGVIPADGRNGAINENLALRNAAWSIEQGYAKGVSGGQFLMFDWNNDYVIRGMARIDRDTPFDASDPAHNSRVIKKAAEFFGAVSTGVCKFDQRWIYTKGYRLNECVEFDIDIPDEYQYVINFAVEMPYEHARFLPTYLGSAGTGYGYSKMAVTAGLVAQFIRQLGYKAIPSGNDTAMSIPYAIQAGLGELGRNGILVTPKYGPRVRLCKIFTNMPLECDEPIEFGVMEFCNVCKRCAEQCPSKAITEGERTTEGHNISNSNGPLKWYVDGEKCHMFWTKSRCDCGICIRACPFNKPLDFLHETTRWFIERFPALDSLVLQAEKLFGYGKQVSIEGYWDS
- a CDS encoding sigma-70 family RNA polymerase sigma factor, whose amino-acid sequence is MFDPNEETDNQHIQGLLPNDAIKDNKQAGYAEENSLYAYMSEMKHHTRITPERELVLGKRIKKGFNMMVSLIMDSPVKYQGMKDLKAEIISWLELNRRPRMSESEVMTFMKDGAVQLARQYPRSKHLATLHRRITRIELKVREAMDELVTANLRLVFIFTKMNARRGLDFTDLIQEGNIGLIKAAGKYDYEKGFRFSTYAAWWIRQSINRAIYDKAKTIRFPIHFVEFLNAFHETYHNLLRELNRVPSPFEISRVMGVNVDKLTNVVHLTQEPISLDASWGETGSTLGDLLVAEGLVSPLETLNDEELCQSIREALTILPSREEKIIRQRFGLDTNETQTLEEVGQGFNISRERVRQLEKRALNRLRVPEDSPNLKNFL